Proteins from one Mesorhizobium sp. AR10 genomic window:
- a CDS encoding ABC transporter substrate-binding protein gives MSNRTIRHLRMAMTSIAVLAGLALQPALAAPVTVSVLYAVPANFSDVQKEIATRFMAEHPDIKIEFRTPAKDYEAGVEQILRGVLSKDLPDVAFVGLNQVRLLEGRNLIVPLDELASKDGGFQQLGYNQSIVDLGKVSANVFALPFAVSTPILYVNEDLVRAAGGDIDHFPKTWGGINDLAVKIGNLPGKPDGFFFQWDASGNWLYQALVNSHGGNLVGPNGCEARFDSDAGLWGLQTLQSFHEAGMPNLNWSQSRQAFDAGKLGIVAGSTSYVTTAAKLAQGRFRFRTMPWPDVVDGGKVPAGGTSAVILPSSAEKEQAAWEYVKFATGPIGQTLMAQYTGYMPSNEKAINDENLLKAYYDKHPELLTSVKQLQIVSPWESWAGANGLKIIDVMKTHVEAVATGRSDANATMPTMKAEVQALLPSNCATVN, from the coding sequence ATGTCAAACAGAACCATTCGACATTTGCGCATGGCGATGACATCTATTGCCGTGCTCGCAGGCTTGGCGCTCCAACCGGCGCTTGCCGCGCCTGTCACGGTGTCCGTCCTCTACGCGGTCCCAGCTAACTTCTCCGATGTGCAGAAGGAGATAGCGACGCGGTTCATGGCAGAACATCCCGACATCAAGATCGAGTTCCGCACGCCGGCCAAGGATTACGAGGCAGGCGTGGAGCAAATCCTGCGAGGGGTCCTGAGCAAAGATCTTCCCGACGTTGCCTTTGTCGGCCTCAACCAAGTGCGCCTTCTGGAGGGTCGCAATTTGATTGTGCCTCTGGATGAGCTGGCAAGTAAGGATGGCGGCTTCCAACAACTCGGCTACAATCAGTCGATAGTTGATCTGGGCAAGGTCTCTGCCAACGTCTTTGCACTTCCGTTCGCGGTTTCCACGCCGATCCTCTATGTCAACGAGGACCTGGTCCGCGCTGCCGGTGGAGACATTGATCATTTTCCTAAAACGTGGGGCGGGATCAACGATCTGGCCGTTAAAATCGGCAATCTGCCAGGAAAGCCTGACGGTTTCTTCTTTCAATGGGACGCTTCCGGAAATTGGCTCTACCAAGCGCTCGTGAATAGCCATGGGGGCAACCTCGTCGGCCCGAACGGCTGCGAAGCCCGATTCGACAGCGATGCCGGCTTGTGGGGATTGCAGACCTTGCAATCATTTCACGAGGCTGGGATGCCAAACTTGAACTGGAGCCAGTCCCGCCAGGCGTTTGATGCCGGGAAGCTTGGAATAGTGGCCGGTTCGACGTCTTACGTCACGACCGCAGCAAAACTGGCGCAGGGGCGCTTCCGCTTTCGCACGATGCCTTGGCCGGATGTAGTCGACGGTGGGAAGGTTCCCGCCGGCGGCACGAGTGCCGTCATCCTGCCGTCGTCCGCAGAAAAGGAACAGGCCGCGTGGGAATACGTCAAATTCGCGACGGGCCCGATCGGACAGACGCTAATGGCGCAATATACCGGCTACATGCCGAGCAACGAAAAGGCGATCAACGATGAGAATTTACTGAAGGCCTATTATGACAAACACCCGGAGCTCTTGACTAGCGTCAAACAGCTGCAGATCGTCTCGCCGTGGGAATCTTGGGCAGGCGCAAATGGCCTGAAGATCATCGACGTCATGAAGACTCATGTCGAGGCTGTCGCAACAGGCCGCTCCGACGCGAATGCGACGATGCCGACCATGAAAGCCGAAGTTCAAGCGCTACTGCCATCGAATTGCGCGACCGTCAACTGA